The Raphanus sativus cultivar WK10039 chromosome 2, ASM80110v3, whole genome shotgun sequence genome includes a region encoding these proteins:
- the LOC108838444 gene encoding uncharacterized protein LOC108838444 yields MNLRSRGPTNLVPRAADIRALERECARKRREEEQQAHIQDPNIEMADPQANGGENAPPARPIGAYDRPTNHGHLLGIRAPAVAANNFEIKSGLLNQIENNKFHGLAAENPFDHLDSFDRYCGLSKINGVSDDAFKLKLFPFSLGDKARQWEKSLPSSSITTWDDYKKAFLEKFFSTSKTADYRNEISGFKQQNLEGFSEAWEMFNGYLAQCPHHGFNKGSLLSTFYRGALPEYRARLDTASNGNFLDRTEEEAGKLVENMVKSDVVYSGDHDRADRSADKQTRKEIKALQDKIDILIADKASQAQMNFVGNPQHEIPAAVNEVDGLEGQEELCFINNNDTWYKKEPNFQYNNYQQRPYSNNQQNGYQPRNNQQGGYQQKQNPPPGFSNQGQHSSQQQPAPSSSTPQESSTDIDGSYNDLNNKFRALENQFASMNTQQNRQQGSLPGKPEQNPKDAKAITLWSGKELPPRTLTNDAEKLGEGVAINIDDEVVIVDEKTNDEENAFVPPPYEPKLPFPGRFKKQLLEKYKALFEKQMSEVQITMPIIDAFMLVPQYSKFLKDVVA; encoded by the exons atgaacttgaggagcaggGGTCCAACAAACCTAGTTCCACGAGCAGCAGACATCCGAGCTTTAGAGAgggagtgtgctagaaaaagaagagaagaggagcaacaggctcacatACAGGATCCGAACATTGAAATGGCTGACCCACAAGCGAATGGCGGCGAAAACGCCCCACCAGCTCGACCTATTGGTGCCTATGACCGTCCAACTAACCATGGCCACCTGTTAGGAAtcagagcaccagctgtggcagcaaacaactttgagatcaagtcagggttGCTGAACCAGATTGAGaacaacaagtttcatggcctgGCTGCAGAGAACCCATTCGACCACTTGGACAGTTTTGATAGATATTGTGGTCTATCCAAAATCAATGGTGTATCAGATGATGCTTTCAAGCTCAAGCTTTTCCCTTTTTCTTTGGGGGAcaaggcacgtcagtgggagaagtctctgcCAAGCagctccatcaccacttgggatgACTACAAGAAAGCTTTCCTAGAGAAATTTTTCTCTACTTCCAAGACAGCTGACTACAGGAATGAGATTTCCGGATTCAAGCAgcagaacttggaaggattcagtgaagcatgGGAAATGTTCAATGGCTACCTAGCTCAATGCCCACACCACGGTTTCAACAAGGGAAGCTTGCttagcacattctacagaggggCCTTACCTGAGTACAGAGCAAGATTGGATACTGCAAGTAATGGGAACTTCTTGGACAGAACAGAAGAAGAGGCAGGGAAACTTGTTGAAAACATGGTCAAGAGTGATGTTGTCTACAGTGGGGATCATGACAGAGCTGATAGGTCCGCAGACAAGCAGACAAGAAAAGAGATAAAGGCTTTGCAGGACAAGATTGACATCCTCATTGCTGATAAAGCTTCTCAAGCTCAGAtgaactttgttggtaacccaCAACACGAGATACCAGCtgctgtcaatgaggttgatggTCTGGAAGGTCAGGAAGAGCTGTGTTTTATCAACAACAATGATACTTGGTACAAGAAAGAGCcaaactttcagtacaacaactatcAGCAGAGACCTTATTCTAACAACCAGCAGAATGGATATCAGCCTAGGAACAACCAGCAAGGTGGCTATCAGCAAAAGCAAAACCCTCCTCCTGGTTTTTCCAACCAAGGGCAGCACTCTTCTCAACAGCAGCCTGCTCCATCTAGCTCTACACCCcaagagagcagcactgat attgatgggagctacaatgatctcaacaacaagttcagaGCTTTGGAGAACCAATTTGCTTCCATGAACACTCAGCAAAATCGCCAACAAGGCTCTCTACCTGGAAAACCTGAGCAGAATCCCAAGGATGCCAAAGCTATCACACTTTGGAGTGGTAAGGAGTTACCTCCTAGAACTCTCACCAATGATGCTGAGAAACTAGGTGAGGGGGTggccatcaacatagatgatgaGGTGgttattgttgatgagaagactaATGATGag GAGAATGCTTTTGTCCCTCCTCCTTATGAACCCAaacttccattccctggtaggtTCAAGAAGCAGTTGCTGGAGAAGTACAAAGCtctgtttgagaagcagatgagtgaggTTCAGATCACAATGCcaatcattgatgctttcatgctggttcctcaatacagcaagttcctGAAAGATGTCGTGGcataa